The Candidatus Zixiibacteriota bacterium nucleotide sequence CTCCGGGTCGTACATGGAGTGGGCGCGGAAGCGGTAGGTCCGGTACTCGAGAAAGTGCGGCCCGCCCCCGCATCGCACCGCCATGGCCGCGCGACGGGACGCCTTTTCCACGGCGAGCACGTCCATCCCGTCGACCGGCCATGCCGGCACCTCGAAGGACGCCGCCTTGAGGCAGAGATCGGTCTCCGATTCCGACCGCGCCAGGGCGGTGCCCATCGCGTAGAGATTGTTCTCGCAGCAGAAGAGGACCGGCAGATCCCACAACGCCGCAAGATTCATCGACTCGTGGAACTCGCCTTCGGCGACCGCGCCTTCGCCGAAAAAGCAGGCCGTCACGCGCGAGCGGCCCGCCAGCTTGTCGGCGAGAGCCAGACCCACGGCCAGGGGAAGGCCGCCGCCGACGATCGCGTTTCCCCCGTAAAAACGCGTCGCCGCGTCGAAGATGTGCATCGAGCCGCCGCGGCCGCGGCTGCAGCCCTCGACCTTGCCGTACATCTCGGCCATCAGCGAAGCGGCCGGGACGCCGCGCGCCAGCGCGTGACCGTGCTCGCGGTAGGTGGAGACGATCGCGTCGTCGGGCTCGAGCGCCTGCATCGCTCCCACCGCGACGGCCTCCTCGCCGATGTAAAGGTGGAGGAAGCCCCGGATCTTCGTGGCCGCGTAAAGCTCCGCGCACTTTTCCTCGAAGCGGCGGATGCGGAGCATCTCGCGCAGCAGATGCAGCGCGTGCTCGCGGTCGACGGCCAGCCGCTGCCGTTTGTTCTTTTGCGTTCGCCCGGTCTCGTGCCTCATGCGACCCGCGTTCCCGATCTTTCGACCCGTGTCGTCCCGGGGCTCCCCGGGCGCGCCTTCAGTCGTTCTCCAGAGTCGACAAATCCCCTTCGGGCAGGCCCAGCTCCCTCGCCCTGAGCAGGCGGCGCATGATCTTCCCGCTCCGCGTCTTCGGCACGCTGTCTCGAAAATCGATTTCCCTCGGGGCGACGGCCGGCCCCAGTCGGGCGCGCGCGAAGCCCAGCAGCTCCTTGCGCAACGCCTCGCTCGGCTCGTGCCCGGCTTTCAGCGAAACGAACGCTTTGACGACCTCTCCGATGACGGGATCGGGCTTTCCGATCACGCCCGCCTCGGCCACCGCCGGGTGTTCCATCAGCGCGCTTTCCACCTCGAAAGGCCCGATGAGATGCCCGGCCGACTTGATCACGTCATCGGCGCGCCCCACGAACCAGTAGTAGCCGTCGGCGTCCCGGCGGGCGAGATCGCCCGTCAGGTACCAGCCGCCGGCGAAGCACTTCCGGTAACGTTCCTCCTCGTGCAGGTAGCCGCGGAACATCGAGGGCCAGCCCGGCCTGAGCGCCAGCTCGCCCTGGACGCCGGGCTCGGTGACTTCCTCGACGGTGCCGTCCTTGTGCGCGTGGACGATCCCCGCTTCGATCCCCGGCAGCGGCTTCCCCATCGAGCCCGGGCGGATCGGCATGGCGGGAAAGTTGGCGATCATGATCCCCCCGGTCTCCGTCTGCCACCAGTTGTCGTGGATCGGCAGGCCGAAAGCCTCGCAGCCCCACATCACCGCTTCGGGATTCAGCGGCTCTCCGACGCTGGCGATGAATCGCAGGCTGCTCAGATCGTACTTGCGCGCGACCCCGGCGCCCGCTTTCATCATCATGCGAACCGCGGTCGGCGCCGTGTACCAGACGGTCACTTTTTGCTCCGCGATGATGCGATACCACCGTTCCGCGTCGAACTCCCCTTCGTCGACGACGCTGCGGATGCCGTGCGTGAGGGGCGAGATGATCCCGTAGGAGGTCCCGGTGATCCAGCCCGGGTCGGCCGTGCACCAGAAGACGTCGTCGGGATGAAAATCGAGCGCGTACTTGCCCGTCACGTAATGCGCGAGGACGGCCTCGTGCACGTGAACGGCTCCCTTCGGCCGGCCGGTAGTCCCCGAGGTGAAGTGAATCAGCGCCATGTCCTCGGGCGCGGTCGCCGGAATTTCGAAATCGTCGGCGGCGCCGTGCATGAGCTTCTGAAAATGCGCGGTGCCGGCGGGCGCAGGTCGTTCTCCTTCCGCGATCACCAGCACGTGCTTCAATCCCGGCAAAGCGGCCCGCAGATCGCTTATCCTGCGCCGGACGTAAAGCGTCTCGGTGGTGACCAGCACGCGCCCGTCGCCGATGGACAGTCGCTGCTGGATCGGCTCGGGCCCGAACGCCGAAAAGAGGGGGCAAAAAACGCTGCCGTTCTTCAACGTTCCCAGCGCGGCGATGTAAAGCTCGGGGATCCGGCCGGTCAACGTGAAGACGCGCTCGCCCTTTCCCACGCCCAGGTGCCTGAGGACGTTCGCAAATCGGTTGCTCAAGCGGCTCAGCTCGCCATAGGTGAAATCCCGCGCGCCGTCCTGCTTGCCGAGGCAGCGCAGCGCCAGCCGTTCGCGTTTTTCGCTCCGGGCATGCCGATCGACGCATTCGTAGGCGATGTTGAGCCCGCGTCCTTCGGGGAGCCCCGCCAGCTCCCGCCGCATCCGTTCCCACGAAAACTCGGCGCGAGCACGCTCGTAGCTCGTCAGGTTGGGCTCGACCTTCCAGCTCGACGGGGGTTTCTCGAGGATCTGCCACGCCATCGAATCTCGCCGACCTCCGGCTCAGGCGGTAGCGCAAGAAGCGAGCCAGGGAAATCCGTCGGAAATCTGCCGCCTTGGTGAACCCTCGGAGAGCGCCTCTTGCCAATCGTGCAAAGGCGACCCGCGTCTTTTTTCAAAACTGAAAAGGCGACGCTTCCGCTCCGGCCTCGCCCGTCTTCTTTCACCGGCTTTGTGCGCGGGGGCAAGGCACCGAAATTGCGATTCGAACCGGACGAAGTCGGCGATTTCCGGCAAAGGAGGGGAAGAAATGAAAACCGGACCCGTGGGACGCACGCAGGCGGTTCCCAAGCGGTCGCGCCGGCGGCGGTTGGACGTCTTCGACGCCACGATGGCAAAAACGCAAACCTGGTTGAACGAGCTGATGCTCGCGCTCGGATGGGAAGGCAAGCCGCAAAAGGCTTATCTCGCGCTTCGCACCGTGTTGCATGCGCTGCGCGACCGCCTGCCGGTGGACGAAGCCGTGCAACTGGGCGCTCAGCTCCCGATGCTCGTCCGCGGCTTTTACTACGAGGGATGGACCCCCAGGAAAAAGCCGGTCAAGGAGCGGCGCGAGGAAGACTTCCTGGAGCACGTCAAGGAAGCTTTCAAGGACGACGTCACGGTCAACGCCCGCGAGATCGTTCGCGCCGTCTTCAGGCTGCTGCGCCGTCACGTCAGCGCCGGCGAGGTGGAAGATGTGCGGCACATGCTTCCCAAGCCGCTGCAGCGCCTCTGGCCGTAGACAGGGCCCGCGCAACCGATCCGTGAAAGAAGGGGCTCTCTCGCGCTCCGGCGTCCGCCAGGCTCGGTCCCGATCGGCGACGGTCGCTCGATGCGGCCGCCCCTTGAACCGCTGCGTCCTGCATCGACATGAGCGCGCCGCAATTGGATAACCGGAGCGATCGGATGCTTCGTTTTCCTCCGGAGGGCGCTTCTCAGGTGTCGGGGCGCGAGCAGGCCGGTCTCTCTTGGTACCGGCGGGAAGCCGCCGAGGTGGTCGAGGAGCTGGGCACGGATGCGGAGCGCGGCCTCACCGCCGCCGAGGCGCTGCGGCGGCTTGCGCGCTACGGGCCGAACGAGCTCCAGGAGAGCCGCAAGCCTTCGCCCTGGACGATCCTCGCGCGACAGTTCAAGAACGTCCTGGTCGTGATCCTGATCTCGGCCATCGCGCTTTCGGCCGCGCTCGGCCACGACCTGGAAGCCGCCGCGATCGGCGCCATCGTCGTGCTTGCCGTCCTTCTCGGCTTCTTCCAGGAATTTCGGGCGGAGAAGGCGGTCGAGACGCTGCGACGCATGGCGGCGCCGAAGGCAACCGTGGTGCGGGACGGACAGGTGCTGGAGATTCCGGCGCGAGATCTCGTCCCGGGGGACATCGTCCTGGTCCGGATGGGCGACAAGGTTCCCGGCGACGCTCGGTTGATCGAGGCGGTAAACCTCAGGGTCGAAGAGGCCGCGCTCACCGGGGAATCCGCTCCCGTAGAAAAGCAAAGCGACGCGCTTCGCAGCGACGCCCTGTCCGCGGGCGACCAGACGAACATGATTTTCGCCGGGACGGCGGTCACCTACGGGCGCGGCAAAGCCGTGGTGGTGGCGACGGCCATGGAGACCGAGTTCGGCCGGATCGCGCGCCTCCTTCAGACCATAGAACCCGCGAAAACCCCTCTGCAGCGGAACCTCGATCGGGTCGGGCGCGCCCTCGCGCAGGCGGCCATCGCGCTGGTGCTGATCGTCGTCGGGCTTGCGGTGCTGCGCGGGCAGCCGCTGATCGAGATGCTGATCTTCGGCATTGCCCTCGCCGTCGCGGTCGTCCCCGAAGCGCTCCCGGCGGTGGTCACCATATCGCTCGCCATCGGCGTCCAGCGGATGGTCAGGCGCAACGCGCTCATCCGGCGCCTGCCGGCGGTGGAAACGCTCGGCAGCGTGTCGGTGATCTGCTCCGACAAGACCGGAACGCTCACACGCGACGAAATGACGGTCCGGCGGATTTTCGTCGACGGCAAGCTGCTCGAGGTTTCGGGGTCCGGCTACGAGCCCAAAGGCGCATTCTCGTGCGGCGGCGCTCCGGCCCCGATTTCTCCCCCGCTGGACGCCCTGCTCCGCGCCGCTGCGCTGGCATCCGACGCGGCCCTGATACAAAGCGACAACGACTCCGGCCCTCTCGGATGGCAAATCAGAGGCGATCCCACGGAAGGCGCGCTGGTCGTGGCGGCCGCCAAGGCCGGCCTGTGGAAAGCCGATCTCGAAGCGCGGTATCCCCGGATCCATGAAATCCCGTTCACCTCCGAGTCCAAGCGGATGACCACGCTGCACGCAGCGCCCGAGGGCATCTTCGCCTGTGCGAAGGGCGCGCCCGAGGTGATCCTCGGCTCGTGCACGTGTGTGGCGACCGCATCCGGTCACGCGCCGCTGGACCCGGCGGTCCGGGACGGCATCCTGCGGGCCGCGCGCGCGATGGCCGGAGATGCACTGCGTGTGCTGGGGGTAGCCTTCAAGCCGGCCGCAACCCCGCAGGATGCCGAGCGGGATATGGTTTTTCTCGGCCTGGTGGGAATGATCGATCCGCCGCGCCCCGAGGTCGCCCAGGCGATCGAGAGATGCGAGCGGGCGGGCGTCAAACCGGTCATGATCACCGGCGATCACCCCGTGACCGCGGAGGCCGTGGCGCGCGAGATCAATCTGCTGAAGGACGGCAGGGTGCTCACCGGAGCCGAGCTGGACGCCCTCGGCGAGGCGGAATTCGAAAGCAGCGTGGAGACGGTTTCCGTTTACGCTCGGGTCTCGCCCGCGCACAAGCTTCGCATCGTAACGGCCCTCCAACGAAAAGGTCATGTCGTCGCGATGACCGGCGACGGCGTCAACGACGCCCCGGCCTTGAAGAAGGCCGACATCGGCATCGCCATGGGGATCACCGGAACGGACGTCAGCCGGGAAGCCGCCGCGATGACGCTGCTCGATGACAATTTTGCGTCGATCGTCGCGGCCGTGGACGAGGGACGCCGTATCTTCAACAACATCAAGAAGTACCTCATGTACCTGCTCTCCTCGAACATCGGCGAGATCGGCCTGATGCTCGGCGCCGTCGTTCTCGACCTGCCGCTGCCCCTGACGGCCGCCCAGATTCTCTACGTGAACCTCGCCACCGACGGCTTGCCCGCGCTGGCGCTGGCAGTGGATCCGCCGGAAGCGGACCTCATGAGCCGCCCTCCGAGAAATCCTCGCGCCGGAATCTTCACCCGGCCGGTGCTCGTCCTGATGAGCGCCGGGGGGTTGTGGTCGGCGATGGCCAACCTGTTGCTCTTCCGCTGGCTGATCTCGTCCGGTCGGCCGGCCTCGGAGGCGATGGCGATGATCTTCGTTTCGCTGGTCGCGATCGAGTTCTTCAAGGCCTACAACTTCCGCTCCGATCGCCTTTCTGCGTTCGCGCGGCCGTTCGCCAACCGCTGGCTGAACGCGGCGGTGCTGGCCGAGCTTGCCTTGCTGGCGTTGATCGTCTACCTTCCCGTGCTCCAGCTGTTGCTCGGCACGTTCGACATGAGAGAATCGGACTGGCTGGTGGCGATCGGGGTGGCCTCGACGATCACGCCGGTCCTGGAGCTGACGAAGCGGCTCGCCCGGCGCGGCTGGTTCGGCGAGCTGGACTGAGTCGTTCGGGAATGACGGAGACGCGATGGTTCTATGGCTGCAATTCCTTCTTTGCGCCGGGCTGATTCTGGTCTCGGGCGTTTACGTCTCGCGCTACGGGGACGTCATCGCCGAGAAGAGCGGCCTCGGCAGGACCTGGATCGGCGTCGTGCTCGTCGCCTCGATCACCTCGCTGCCCGAGCTGGTGACGGGGGTGAGCTCGGTTGCGCTTTTCGACCTGCCCGACATCGCGGCCGCCAACGTCCTGGGCGCGTGTCTCCTGAACCTGGCGATGATCCCCGTGCTCGACTTCCTGAACGGCTCGGAGCCGATTTCCGCGCGCATCCACCAGGGGCACGTGCTCACGGCGGGGTTCGGCATCCTGATGCTGGGCGTGGTGAGCCTCGGGACGATTCTCGGCCCGAGGCTCCCTTCGATCGGATGGGTGGGCGTCGGCACCCCGCTGTTCATCGCCGTTTATCTTGTGGCGATGCGGATGGTGTTCGTTTACGAGCGCAGGCGCATCGCCGAATTCGTCAGGGAGATGGCGGAAGAAGCGCGGTACCGCCACGTTTCGAAGCGGAGAGCCTACGCCCTCTTCGCCCTGAACGCGCTGGTGATCGTCGGCGCGGCGCTCTACCTCCCCCGGCTCGGGGAGCAGATCGCCGAGGCAACCGGCCTGGGCCAGACCTTCGTGGGCACCGTTTTCATCGCAATTTCGACGACGCTTCCCGAGCTGGTGGTGTCGGTCTCCGCGCTCGCCATCGGCGCCGCCGACATGGCCGTGGGCAACCTTTTCGGCAGCACCGTGTTCAACGTCTTCATTCTGGCGGTGGACGATCTCCTGTACCCCCGCGCCCCGCTGCTCGCTGTCGTCTCGCCGGACCACGTCGTCAGCGCGCTCTCGGCGATGATCGCGCTTTCCATCGCCGTCATCGGGCTCGTTTACCGCAGCGGCAGGAAGCCGATTTTCTTCGGCTGGGACTCGCTGGCGATCCTGGCCGTCTATCTGGTGAACCTCTCGCTCCTCTACGCGACGCGCTAGAACGCGCCCCGACCGCAGGGAGGCGGCGATGAAGAAACGCTCGTGGCTCGTCAATATCGAGGATTACGCGCCGCTGATCGGCGAGGAGGCCGTGGAGCGCACCATGCGCAAGGCGCAGCGGCTTCGCGGCATGCACGTGGTGCACGTGAGCTCCACGTTTTACGGCGGCGGTGTCGCCGAAATCCTCTCCTCGGAAACTCTGCTCGCGCGGAGCCTCGGGATCCGCGCCGAATGGCGACTGATCCAGGGTACTCCGGACTTCTTCAGCGTCACCAAGAAGATCCACAACGCGCTCCAGGGCGCCGCCATCAACCTGACCGACCTGAAAAAGGAGATCTACGAGACGGTCATTCTGCAGAACGCGATGCGCATGGACATCGGCGGCGACTTCGTCGTGATCCACGATCCCCAGCCGTTGCCGCTGGTCCAGCACACGCGGCACACCTGTCCCTGGGTATGGCGCTGCCACGTCGATCTCTCGAACCCGAATCCCGAGATCTGGGACTACTTGCGCGGCTTCGTCGATCAGTACGACGCCGTGGTGCTCTCGCTCCCGGAATACCGCCGCGAGCTCGCCGTCCCGCAACTCTTCATCATGCCGGCGATCGATCCCTTCTCGGCGAAAAACGCCGAGATGAGCGAGGACGAGATCCGGGATCGGCTGCGCCACTACCGGATCCCCACCGAGCTCCCGATCGTCTGTCAGGTCTCGCGTTTCGACCGCTGGAAGGACCCGGAGGGCGTGATCGAGGCCTTCCGCATCGCGCGCCGAGAAATCGACGCCACGCTCGTTCTCATCGGCAACGTGGCCCTGGACGATCCCGAAGGCCAGGAGGTGTTCGAGTCCCTGCTCAAGAACGCTGCCGACGACGTCTGGATTCTCACCGTCGAGGACAGCGCCCTGGTCAACGCGTTGCAGCGGCGCGCCCACGTCATCGTGCAAAAATCGCTGCGCGAAGGCTTCGGGCTGACCGCGGCGGAGGCGATGTGGAAGGGAACCCCCGTGATCGCCGGGCGCTGCGGCGGGCTCAGGCACCAGATCGAGGACGGCGTCAACGGTTTTCTCGTTTCCTCGGTCCAGGAATGCGCCGCGCGCATCGTGCAGCTCGTCCGCGACGAGAAGCTGCGGCGGGAAATGGGCCGGCGGGCGCGGCAGACCGTGTGCGAGCGCTTCCTGCTCGCGCGCAAGCTCGAGCAGTTCCTCGACCTCTTCAGCGCCTTCGAGCCTCAGTTCGCCGTCGACCGGCAGCGGCTGGAGGCGCTGCAATCCGGAGCCTTGCCGGGAGCGCCGGCCACGGGCGCGGCCGGAGGGGCGCGGCCGGGCTCCAAACCGGGGGCCCGCTGACGGAGACGGGGCGTGAAACGGCGGCGCGCAACGTTTCGGGTCGGGACATCCGGCTGGCACTACGCCCACTGGAGGGGAATCTTCTACCCCGAGGATCTTCCGCCGGCGCGGTGGTTCTCCCACTACGCCCGCGAGTTCGACACCGTCGAGATCAACAACACGTTCTACCGTCTTCCGGAGGCGGCCACGTTCGAGGCCTGGCGGCGACAGGCCCCGCCCGGCTTTTGCTACGCGCTGAAGTTCAGCCGCTACGGGTCGCACATCGTCCGGCTCAAGCGGCCGCGCGCCACGATCGGGAGGTTCCTTGCGCGCGCCACGCGCCTGGGGGAGTTCCTCGGACCGATCCTCGTACAGCTCCCGCCGAACTGGAAAGCCGATCCCGGCCGGCTCGCGGCCTTCTTGAAGGCCGCCCCGAAACAGCTGCGCTGGGCGGTGGAGCTCAGGGACCCGCGCTGGCTATGCGAGGATGTATTCGCGGCGCTCGAGGAGCACGCCGCGGCGCTCTGCATCCACGACCTGATCGCCGATCACCCGCGTCGCCTGACCGCCTCCTGGACCTACCTGCGCTTCCACGGCGACCGCTACAGCGGGAGCTACTCGCCGCGGCGTCTGAGAGCCGAGGCGGGCTGGATCCGCGACCGGCTCGAGGAAGGAAGGGACGTCTTCGCCTACTTCAACAACGACGCCGAGGGCTACGCCGTCCGCAACGCCGCCGATCTTCGCGCCTACGTCACGGGGAGATGAAAAGCCGCCGGTGCGCTTTCCGGCCCCAGACATGGTTCCTGCGTCCAGGATCCCGGGCTTGCCTCCCGACGAGCTCAGGAGCTCCGCTCGCTGAGATAGTAGAGGATCGGCACCGTGACGCGGGATAAGAGCAGCGAGGCCACCTCTCCGGCCATCAAAGAAATCGCCAGCCCTTGGAAGATCGGGTCGAAGAGAATCACGGAAGCGCCGACGATCACGGCGGCGGCCGTGAGCATCATCGGACGAAACCGCACGGCGCCGGCGTCGATCACGGCTTCCGCCAGAGGCATCCCCTGCGCCCGGCGCAGTTCGGCGAAATCGACGAGAATGATCGAGTTCCTGACCACGATTCCCGCGCCGGCAATGAAACCGATCATGGAAGTTGCCGTGAAGAACGCGCCCATCAGAGCATGCGCCGGCAGGATGCCCACCAGGGAGAACGGGATGGCCGCCATGATCACCAGAGGCGTTTTAAACGACCGGAACCATCCCACGACCAGGATGTAGATCAGGACGAGAACCGCGGCGAACGCGATGCCGAGATCGCGAAACACCTCGTAGGTGATGTGCCATTCCCCGTTCCATTTCATGGAAAAGCGCTCCGCGGAGAAGGGCTGCCGGGCGACATGTCGTTCCAGCCGGCGGCCGTCCGGAAGTTGCAGCCGATCGAGGGCTTCGTTCATTTTCAGGATCGCATAAACCGGGCTCTCCTCGCGTCCGGCGACGTCGCCCGTCACGTACACCACGGGCATGAGGTTCTTGTGATAAATGGTCTTGTCGGCGACCTGCCTTTCCACGCGGACCAGCTCGCCCAAAGCAACGAGATTGCCGTTCTGGCCGATGACTTTAACCGACTGCAGGTCCCCGAGGCTCGAACGCCCGGCCCTGGGCAAGCGGAGTACGATGGCGACGTCCTCTTTTTCTTCGGGCTGATGCAGCAATCCCACGCCCGCTCCTTCGACCGCGAGTCTCAACGTGCTGGCGATCTGTTCCGTGGAGACGCCGTTGAGCGCCGCCTTCTCCTTGTCGACGAGGAAGCGGTATTTGACCTGGTCGTCCTCGACGTACCAGTCGACGTCGACGACTCCTTCGGTCTTCTCGAAAATGTCCCGGATCCGGCGCGCGATCTCGATCTGCCGCCGGTAATCCGGACCGTAAACTTCCGCCACCAGCGTCTGCAGAACCGGCGGACCCGGAGGCACCTCGGCGACTTTGACCCGTGCATCGTACCTGGCCGCGATCGCGGCAATCCCGGGCCGAACTCTTTTGGCGATTTCGTGGCTCTGAGCCCGGCGCTCGCCCCTGGGTAGAAGATTGACCTGGATATCGGCGACGTTTGGCCCGCGCCGAAGGAAGTAGTGGCGCACCAGGCCGTTGAAATTGTAAGGCGAGGCGTTCCCGATATAGGCCTGATAGTGGGTGACCTCGGGCACAGCATGAATCGCGCCGCCGATCTCCCGCGCAATCGCCGCGGTCTCTTCGAGCGTCGATCCTTCGGGCATATCGATGACGATTTGAAATTCGCTCTTGTTATCGAAGGGCAGCATTTTCACCACGACGACCTTGAGGGCAACGAGAGAGAACGCCGCCGCCAGGAACACCACCACGGCAGCGAGAAATCCGAACCGCCATTTTGGCACATGGATCAGCGGGGTCATGACGCGGCGGTACCACCGAGTCGTGAGGCTTTCTCCGGATCGCACGTGATCCGCCGCCCCCGTCCGTCGAAGGAGCCGGAGCGAGGCCCAGGGCGTCACCACAAAGGCGACGATGAGAGAGAACAGCATCGCCGCGGAGGCCCCGACCGGGATGGGCCGCATGTACGGCCCCATGAGGCCGCGCACGAAAGCCATGGGCAGGATGGCGGCGATGACCGTGAAGGTCGCCAGGATGGTCGGGTTGCCCACCTCGTCCACCGCCTCGACCGCAATCTCGAGCAACGGCCTGTCCTGGTTCTCCGGCAAACGGCAGTGCCGGACGATGTTTTCGACCACGACGATGCCGTCGTCGACCAGAATGCCGATGGCAAAGATGAGGGCGAATAAGGTTACGCGATTGAGCGTGTACCCGTAAAGGTGGAAAACGACCAGGGTGAGCGCCAAAGTCACGGGAATCGCGATCGCGACGATTCCCGACTCTCGAAGGCCCAGAACGAGCCAGATGAGCACCGACACCGACAGGATGGCGAGCAGCATATGAAAAAGCAGCTCATCGGATTTCTCTTTGGCCGTCTCGCCGTAGTTGCGGGTAATGGTCCAGCGAACGTCGCTCGGGATCAGCCGGCCCTGAAGCTCCTGCACCCCGGCGGTGACCCGCTCGGCGACCGAAATGGCGTTGGTGCCCTTGCGCTTGGCGACCGAAATCGTGACCGCAGGGTAGAGGGTCGCGGGCGCCCCTTCGACCCGGCGGGATCCCCCGCCCGGACCTTCGCCGAAAAACACATAATCGGCCGGCTCCTCCGGCCCGTCTTCGAGCTGGGCGACGTCGCGCAGATAGACCGGGCGGCTTTGAAAAACCGCGATCACCACCCGCCCCACGTCCTCGGCGGTCTGGAGAAAACCGCCCGCCTCCACCGCGAACTCCCGGTTCGCGCTCGAAAAACTGCCGGCCTGCAACTGTCGATTCGCCTGTTCCAGCACCGGGACGATGGTCGCGGGAGCGACGTTGAAAGCAGCCATCTTGGCCGCGTCCAGGACCACCCGGATTTGCCGCCGCTGGCCGCCGATGATTCTGAC carries:
- a CDS encoding efflux RND transporter permease subunit, whose product is MGLAGKVARAFIDSKLTPLVILTSVLLGAGSILLLPREEEPQIVVPMIDVFVQMPGASAKEVEERVTKPMEALLWEIPGVEYVYSTSTAGAALAIVRFYVGEDEEQSIVRLNQKMFANLDLIPPGASPPLIKPRSIDDVPMLALTLWSDRYDHFMLRRIAAELRDRIKRIQDVSEVRIIGGQRRQIRVVLDAAKMAAFNVAPATIVPVLEQANRQLQAGSFSSANREFAVEAGGFLQTAEDVGRVVIAVFQSRPVYLRDVAQLEDGPEEPADYVFFGEGPGGGSRRVEGAPATLYPAVTISVAKRKGTNAISVAERVTAGVQELQGRLIPSDVRWTITRNYGETAKEKSDELLFHMLLAILSVSVLIWLVLGLRESGIVAIAIPVTLALTLVVFHLYGYTLNRVTLFALIFAIGILVDDGIVVVENIVRHCRLPENQDRPLLEIAVEAVDEVGNPTILATFTVIAAILPMAFVRGLMGPYMRPIPVGASAAMLFSLIVAFVVTPWASLRLLRRTGAADHVRSGESLTTRWYRRVMTPLIHVPKWRFGFLAAVVVFLAAAFSLVALKVVVVKMLPFDNKSEFQIVIDMPEGSTLEETAAIAREIGGAIHAVPEVTHYQAYIGNASPYNFNGLVRHYFLRRGPNVADIQVNLLPRGERRAQSHEIAKRVRPGIAAIAARYDARVKVAEVPPGPPVLQTLVAEVYGPDYRRQIEIARRIRDIFEKTEGVVDVDWYVEDDQVKYRFLVDKEKAALNGVSTEQIASTLRLAVEGAGVGLLHQPEEKEDVAIVLRLPRAGRSSLGDLQSVKVIGQNGNLVALGELVRVERQVADKTIYHKNLMPVVYVTGDVAGREESPVYAILKMNEALDRLQLPDGRRLERHVARQPFSAERFSMKWNGEWHITYEVFRDLGIAFAAVLVLIYILVVGWFRSFKTPLVIMAAIPFSLVGILPAHALMGAFFTATSMIGFIAGAGIVVRNSIILVDFAELRRAQGMPLAEAVIDAGAVRFRPMMLTAAAVIVGASVILFDPIFQGLAISLMAGEVASLLLSRVTVPILYYLSERSS